Proteins from one Amycolatopsis benzoatilytica AK 16/65 genomic window:
- a CDS encoding DUF1707 SHOCT-like domain-containing protein: MSEDHPVRCSDAEREQTTQALNEAAGEGRLSLTEVEERLTIVYAARYRHELAAVVADLPSPAPQQGWPPLFLLGQQLAGGLSARRRLAAAALALLALSMMMFMAAHGFVDVSHHLPHRFGP, from the coding sequence GTGAGCGAAGACCATCCCGTCCGCTGCTCCGACGCGGAACGCGAGCAGACCACGCAAGCCTTGAACGAGGCGGCCGGCGAAGGCCGGTTGAGCCTGACCGAAGTGGAAGAACGGCTCACGATCGTCTACGCCGCGCGGTACCGGCACGAGCTGGCCGCCGTCGTCGCGGACCTGCCGTCGCCCGCGCCGCAGCAAGGCTGGCCGCCGCTGTTCCTGCTCGGGCAGCAGCTGGCGGGCGGCCTCTCGGCGCGGCGGCGGCTGGCGGCCGCGGCACTGGCCCTGCTCGCGCTGTCGATGATGATGTTCATGGCCGCGCACGGATTCGTCGACGTCAGCCATCACCTTCCCCATCGCTTCGGCCCGTAA
- a CDS encoding phosphatase PAP2 family protein, protein MIDAGLYRDITDFAWSQQWFAGIATTFTEYGVFLIVPVILALLWRARTRGPAELAAAAWVPIAVAVALIVDTVLKSAVAEVRPCRVVPNVHTLLPCDAPTDYAFPSNHTVIVASFAVALLLVHRKWGIWALVFAVLIGISRVYVGAHYPHDVLAGFVVGAAVASLGLLARVPLEKIAVRLLPVIPGRKA, encoded by the coding sequence ATGATCGACGCCGGCCTCTACCGCGACATCACGGATTTCGCCTGGTCCCAGCAGTGGTTCGCGGGGATCGCGACGACCTTCACCGAGTACGGCGTCTTCCTGATCGTGCCGGTGATCCTGGCGCTGCTCTGGCGGGCGCGCACTCGTGGCCCGGCGGAGCTGGCGGCCGCGGCGTGGGTGCCGATCGCGGTCGCGGTCGCGCTGATCGTCGACACCGTGCTGAAATCGGCGGTCGCCGAGGTCCGGCCGTGTCGCGTCGTGCCAAACGTGCACACGCTGCTGCCTTGCGACGCGCCGACGGACTACGCGTTTCCGAGCAATCACACGGTGATCGTGGCGTCGTTCGCGGTCGCGTTGCTGCTGGTGCACCGGAAGTGGGGGATCTGGGCGCTGGTATTCGCGGTGCTGATCGGTATTTCCCGGGTGTACGTCGGGGCGCACTACCCGCATGACGTGCTGGCCGGGTTCGTCGTCGGGGCCGCGGTCGCGTCGCTCGGGCTGCTCGCCCGGGTGCCGCTGGAGAAGATTGCGGTCCGGCTGCTGCCGGTGATCCCAGGGAGAAAAGCGTGA